In Zea mays cultivar B73 chromosome 7, Zm-B73-REFERENCE-NAM-5.0, whole genome shotgun sequence, the following proteins share a genomic window:
- the LOC103633481 gene encoding peroxidase 2-like yields MTTSKLAVLTLFALLGSVSCQSGGYYFYPTPQQPSPTPSPPPSPQLMVGYYKDKCAAYVDVEAIVKKHVKATDAGMQAGLVRLLFHDCFVRGCDGSVLLDTFSNDTSLTPEKFGVPNFPSLRGFEVIDAAKAEIEAACPGTVSCADIVAFAARDASNFLSGGGISFAMPAGRYDGNVSLASETLPNLPSPFTGFDQLVKVFADKGLDAFDMITLSGAHSIGRSHCSSFTRDRLPPSNTSDIDPAFAATLQASCASPNGTDNTVMQDFKTPDVLDNQYYKNVLAHKVLFTSDAALTTNFTSNNLVRAYADFVPYLWQQKFAKAMVKMAGVEIKTAANGEIRKTCRKVNSRS; encoded by the exons ATGACAACCTCTAAGCTTGCTGTCCTCACTCTGTTTGCCCTGCTCGGCTCCGTGTCATGCCAGTCCGGAGGCTACTACTTCTACCCAACCCCGCAGCAACCATCTCCAACACCCAGCCCTCCTCCTAGTCCGCAACTCATGGTCGGATACTACAAGGACAAGTGTGCCGCTTACGTGGATGTTGAAGCCATTGTCAAGAAGCACGTCAAGGCCACCGATGCTGGCATGCAGGCCGGGCTTGTCCGTCTCTTATTCCACGACTGCTTCGTCCGT GGATGCGACGGCTCCGTCCTCCTCGACACGTTCAGCAACGACACCAGCCTGACCCCGGAGAAGTTCGGCGTGCCCAACTTCCCCAGCCTGCGGGGCTTCGAGGTGATCGACGCGGCCAAAGCCGAGATCGAGGCGGCGTGCCCCGGCACGGTCTCGTGCGCGGACATCGTCGCGTTCGCCGCCCGCGACGCGTCCAACTTCCTCAGCGGCGGCGGCATCAGCTTCGCCATGCCCGCGGGGCGCTACGACGGGAACGTCTCCCTCGCCAGCGAGACCCTCCCCAACCTGCCCTCCCCGTTCACCGGCTTCGACCAGCTCGTCAAGGTGTTCGCCGACAAAGGGCTCGACGCCTTCGACATGATCACGCTCTCCGGCGCGCACAGCATCGGCCGCTCCCACTGCTCCTCCTTCACCAGGGACCGCCTGCCGCCCAGCAACACCTCCGACATAGACCCAGCGTTCGCCGCCACGCTGCAGGCTAGCTGCGCGTCGCCCAACGGCACCGACAACACGGTCATGCAGGACTTCAAGACCCCCGACGTCCTGGACAACCAGTACTACAAGAACGTGCTGGCCCACAAGGTTCTCTTCACGTCGGACGCCGCGCTCACCACCAACTTCACGTCCAACAACCTGGTGCGCGCCTACGCGGACTTCGTGCCCTATCTGTGGCAGCAGAAGTTCGCCAAAGCCATGGTGAAGATGGCCGGCGTCGAGATCAAAACCGCCGCCAACGGAGAGATCAGGAAGACATGCCGCAAGGTCAACAGCAGGTCCTGA